In the Malus domestica chromosome 16, GDT2T_hap1 genome, one interval contains:
- the LOC103403097 gene encoding uncharacterized protein isoform X1 yields MRKENLTLVSHTAEATVFVDTSLGTHIAVTIDPNDTVSALKRKIEHEHLLCFTRAGKIEVETLKVKRKGFFYHLSDSMVVRNAFRVNNNWFVSADAKDVLGKRLSNFNDSMPLLLEGNKRAEEKVNIADQAGSVDSARETSKQLEIGFKSSGIGHCATSFDETANRLEPEIQEDHSVRSEGYRVPKTQDCRADGSRKEIDVQCDVSSEKALPAEKKRQRKTKQRNEKPVQLKEDSASVLGFGKEQSQPDNIPPENSLGNQSRDVLCDVTFGKKTTTSKDVSQDMAAGNKNTTEEPCGSSASSMDNRSHSGIHMTNDPYKGTEVLGKHIGSRENTSKHGSFVVSNIAVEDASQSQPAAKKKRRFENISGLEDSLKENDKVTSKPEIASEFSLRDTQKNASAILYGSTAESSEKKKKKRKISPNSLHEVVAAAPSGRDVLQERSAVAASGSNDKNSGVEDNAASINEQGIQALMPPKLNGISQKGNHCAHVQELRENSGLPSSLDVNNTANVENKSGEAEEGLDNRPSSVFKVPSEGVIDCVERVGEERESLQRKDSELVTSEKTQLPGQDKRDRNDTKVIVKYEWLDANGMVTPNNTSKKKKKTRKTKGSIGETSVESGAGHIKGSENGISLDEPREAVHGEHASDKAKEEASNVSKKNGIDVLEKETDSSHIVAKTGNLDLSEVGNLEQNGKPQENAEGMEQNIKKKSKRKKSTMTKEIPNLKAEAQKVGHQVPTPTTDMLDKTSPIEQSNGKAVESDKGYGMETDSVPARSKSKRIDPTKAPSHALEHTSISFGNPPENGCFNEADKNMEVSCEGNKDNFDNHQVPGLGQHEVATSKEVHAEVTRTNRADDKPKKKPRKLDVQSGPSPDLQSSLKSKKNQGIDGRSEAGNSNSIQPQGSSSKGDDGKRFSKKVPKTGTKAPTPDKSDKMNSISKAARTHSGADVSGIDSTRIGKKNDSSAVLNSKLEKANNKPLQNKMDNKSQSGVNRNRVASGKPYGIDYGEVVNSPERRKILATPRKIFKDDDSSGSSEDEGKDELSKASTQTPSDYSSSGYSDGESNADMSTPRSGKAGERSVIKSCTSGIKDMNWDELAKSSSTFKKAKLTASQSQLEEDSEPIEPVPDSQPVS; encoded by the exons ATGAGGAAGGAAAACTTGACTTTGGTCTCCCATACGGCGGAGGCCACGGTGTTCGTCGACACCAGCCTCGGCACCCACATCGCCGTCACCATCGACCCCAACGACACCGTTTCTGCACTCAAAC GGAAAATAGAACATGAACATCTATTGTGCTTTACTAGGGCGGGAAAAATCGAAGTTGAAACTCTAaag GTAAAACGCAAAGGATTCTTTTATCACCTATCAGATTCCATGGTTGTTAGAAATGCTTTCAGGGTCAACAATAACTGGTTTGTTTCTGCCGATGCTAAAGATGTTCTGGGGAAAAGATTGTCCAATTTTAATGATTCAATGCCATTGCTACTTGAGGGGAACAAGCGTGCAGAAGAGAAAGTTAATATTGCTGACCAGGCTGGGTCAGTTGACTCTGCTAGAGAAACTTCAAAACAATTGGAGATAGGGTTCAAGAgttctggtattggtcattgtGCAACTTCATTTGATGAGACGGCCAATCGGCTGGAACCTGAAATACAGGAGGACCACAGCGTACGTAGCGAGGGGTACAGAGTTCCCAAAACACAAGATTGCAGGGCAGATGGCTCGAGGAAAGAAATTGATGTCCAATGCGATGTCTCTTCGGAAAAAGCTTTGCCTGCTGAAAAGAAAAGACAACGCAAGACTAAGCAGAGAAATGAAAAACCAGTGCAGTTAAAAGAAGACAGTGCTTCAGTTCTTGGATTTGGTAAAGAACAGTCGCAGCCAGATAATATACCACCTGAAAATTCATTAGGCAATCAGAGTAGAGATGTTCTATGTGACGTGACTTTTGGAAAGAAAACTACTACCAGTAAAGATGTTTCACAGGATATGGCAGCTGGAAACAAAAACACTACAGAAGAACCTTGCGGGAGTTCAGCTTCTAGTATGGATAACAGGTCACATTCTGGAATTCATATGACAAATGATCCATACAAGGGCACTGAAGTTCTTGGAAAACACATCGGGAGCAGGGAGAATACATCTAAGCATGGCAGTTTTGTGGTCTCCAATATAGCAGTGGAAGATGCTTCACAATCTCAGCCTGCTGCAAAGAAAAAGCGGAGGTTTGAAAACATATCTGGTCTTGAGGATTCACTGAAAGAAAATGATAAAGTGACTTCCAAGCCAGAGATTGCATCTGAATTCTCTTTAAGGGACACACAGAAAAATGCAAGTGCTATCTTATATGGTTCAACTGCCGAATCttcagagaagaagaagaaaaagagaaaaatttcACCAAATTCTCTTCATGAAGTAGTTGCTGCAGCTCCTTCCGGAAGAGATGTTTTACAAGAGAGATCTGCTGTTGCTGCTTCAGGAAGTAATGATAAAAATTCAGGTGTAGAAGACAATGCTGCTTCTATTAATGAACAAGGTATACAAGCTTTAATGCCACCTAAACTCAATGGAATCTCTCAGAAGGGAAATCACTGTGCTCATGTCCAAGAGTTGCGGGAAAATTCTGGATTACCCTCATCACTGG ATGTTAATAATACTGCCAATGTGGAAAACAAAAGTGGTGAGGCTGAAGAAGGATTGGACAACCGTCCTTCCTCTGTTTTCAAAGTTCCCAGTGAAGGTGTAATTGATTGCGTAGAAAGAgttggagaggagagagaatcaTTACAGAGAAAGGATTCTGAATTGGTGACGTCTGAAAAGACACAGTTGCCTGGTCAGGATAAGAGAGATAGGAATGATACAAAAGTAATTGTGAAATATGAATGGTTGGATGCAAATGGAATGGTCACCCCTAATAACACTagtaagaagaaaaagaagaccaGAAAAACCAAGGGATCCATAGGAGAAACTTCGGTTGAATCAGGTGCAGGACACATTAAAGGTTCTGAGAATGGAATTTCGTTGGATGAACCTCGTGAAGCTGTACATGGTGAACATGCTAGTGATAAAGCTAAGGAGGAGGCAAGTAATGTTTCTAAGAAAAATGGGATAGATGTATTAGAAAAAGAAACGGATAGTTCTCATATCGTTGCGAAAACTGGTAACCTTGATCTCAGTGAGGTGGGGAACCTGGAGCAAAATGGCAAACCTCAAGAAAATGCAGAAGGTATGGAGCAGAACATCAAAAAGAAATCTAAGAGGAAAAAGAGTACCATGACAAAAGAAATCCCGAATTTGAAAGCTGAAGCGCAAAAAGTTGGTCACCAGGTTCCAACACCGACAACTGATATGTTGGACAAAACAAGTCCCATTGAACAATCAAATGGGAAAGCTGTGGAATCTGATAAGGGCTATGGCATGGAAACTGATTCGGTCCCTGCTCGGTCAAAATCCAAGCGTATTGACCCTACTAAAGCTCCTTCTCATGCACTAGAACACACTAGCATAAGTTTTGGGAACCCTCCTGAAAATGGATGCTTTAATGAGGCTGATAAGAACATGGAAGTTTCTTGTGAAGGCAATAAGGACAACTTTGACAACCATCAGGTGCCTGGCCTAGGCCAGCATGAAGTTGCCACCTCTAAAGAAGTGCACGCCGAGGTAACTAGAACAAACAGAGCAGATGATAAACCAAAAAAGAAGCCAAGAAAGCTTGATGTACAAAGTGGTCCCTCGCCTGATCTGCAAAGTTCGCTCAAGTCTAAGAAGAACCAAGGGATCGATGGAAGGTCTGAAGCTGGCAACTCTAACTCCATACAGCCGCAAGGATCATCATCCAAGGGTGACGATGGAAAAAGGTTTTCGAAGAAAGTTCCTAAAACTGGGACCAAAGCCCCAACACCGGATAAGTCTGATAAGATGAATTCCATTTCTAAAGCAGCCCGAACTCACAGTGGTGCTGACGTTTCTGGTATTGATAGTACTCGTATAGGGAAAAAGAATGATTCTTCAGCTGTACTGAATTCTAAATTGGAAAAAGCAAACAATAAACCTCTCCAAAATAAAATGGATAACAAGTCTCAATCAGGTGTGAACCGAAATCGTGTGGCCAGTGGAAAACCTTATGGTATCGATTATGGGGAAGTTGTAAACAGCCCAGAAAGGAGGAAGATCTTAGCTACACCAAGGAAAATTTTCAAGGACGATGACAGTAGTGGGAGTTCTGAAGATGAAGGTAAAGATGAACTTTCAAAGGCCAGCACCCAAACTCCATCAGATTATTCGTCGTCTGGCTACTCAGATGGGGAAAGCAATGCAGATATGAGCACACCAAGAAGCG GAAAGGCTGGTGAGAGAAGCGTCATAAAATCCTG
- the LOC103403097 gene encoding uncharacterized protein isoform X2 → MVVRNAFRVNNNWFVSADAKDVLGKRLSNFNDSMPLLLEGNKRAEEKVNIADQAGSVDSARETSKQLEIGFKSSGIGHCATSFDETANRLEPEIQEDHSVRSEGYRVPKTQDCRADGSRKEIDVQCDVSSEKALPAEKKRQRKTKQRNEKPVQLKEDSASVLGFGKEQSQPDNIPPENSLGNQSRDVLCDVTFGKKTTTSKDVSQDMAAGNKNTTEEPCGSSASSMDNRSHSGIHMTNDPYKGTEVLGKHIGSRENTSKHGSFVVSNIAVEDASQSQPAAKKKRRFENISGLEDSLKENDKVTSKPEIASEFSLRDTQKNASAILYGSTAESSEKKKKKRKISPNSLHEVVAAAPSGRDVLQERSAVAASGSNDKNSGVEDNAASINEQGIQALMPPKLNGISQKGNHCAHVQELRENSGLPSSLDVNNTANVENKSGEAEEGLDNRPSSVFKVPSEGVIDCVERVGEERESLQRKDSELVTSEKTQLPGQDKRDRNDTKVIVKYEWLDANGMVTPNNTSKKKKKTRKTKGSIGETSVESGAGHIKGSENGISLDEPREAVHGEHASDKAKEEASNVSKKNGIDVLEKETDSSHIVAKTGNLDLSEVGNLEQNGKPQENAEGMEQNIKKKSKRKKSTMTKEIPNLKAEAQKVGHQVPTPTTDMLDKTSPIEQSNGKAVESDKGYGMETDSVPARSKSKRIDPTKAPSHALEHTSISFGNPPENGCFNEADKNMEVSCEGNKDNFDNHQVPGLGQHEVATSKEVHAEVTRTNRADDKPKKKPRKLDVQSGPSPDLQSSLKSKKNQGIDGRSEAGNSNSIQPQGSSSKGDDGKRFSKKVPKTGTKAPTPDKSDKMNSISKAARTHSGADVSGIDSTRIGKKNDSSAVLNSKLEKANNKPLQNKMDNKSQSGVNRNRVASGKPYGIDYGEVVNSPERRKILATPRKIFKDDDSSGSSEDEGKDELSKASTQTPSDYSSSGYSDGESNADMSTPRSGKAGERSVIKSCTSGIKDMNWDELAKSSSTFKKAKLTASQSQLEEDSEPIEPVPDSQPVS, encoded by the exons ATGGTTGTTAGAAATGCTTTCAGGGTCAACAATAACTGGTTTGTTTCTGCCGATGCTAAAGATGTTCTGGGGAAAAGATTGTCCAATTTTAATGATTCAATGCCATTGCTACTTGAGGGGAACAAGCGTGCAGAAGAGAAAGTTAATATTGCTGACCAGGCTGGGTCAGTTGACTCTGCTAGAGAAACTTCAAAACAATTGGAGATAGGGTTCAAGAgttctggtattggtcattgtGCAACTTCATTTGATGAGACGGCCAATCGGCTGGAACCTGAAATACAGGAGGACCACAGCGTACGTAGCGAGGGGTACAGAGTTCCCAAAACACAAGATTGCAGGGCAGATGGCTCGAGGAAAGAAATTGATGTCCAATGCGATGTCTCTTCGGAAAAAGCTTTGCCTGCTGAAAAGAAAAGACAACGCAAGACTAAGCAGAGAAATGAAAAACCAGTGCAGTTAAAAGAAGACAGTGCTTCAGTTCTTGGATTTGGTAAAGAACAGTCGCAGCCAGATAATATACCACCTGAAAATTCATTAGGCAATCAGAGTAGAGATGTTCTATGTGACGTGACTTTTGGAAAGAAAACTACTACCAGTAAAGATGTTTCACAGGATATGGCAGCTGGAAACAAAAACACTACAGAAGAACCTTGCGGGAGTTCAGCTTCTAGTATGGATAACAGGTCACATTCTGGAATTCATATGACAAATGATCCATACAAGGGCACTGAAGTTCTTGGAAAACACATCGGGAGCAGGGAGAATACATCTAAGCATGGCAGTTTTGTGGTCTCCAATATAGCAGTGGAAGATGCTTCACAATCTCAGCCTGCTGCAAAGAAAAAGCGGAGGTTTGAAAACATATCTGGTCTTGAGGATTCACTGAAAGAAAATGATAAAGTGACTTCCAAGCCAGAGATTGCATCTGAATTCTCTTTAAGGGACACACAGAAAAATGCAAGTGCTATCTTATATGGTTCAACTGCCGAATCttcagagaagaagaagaaaaagagaaaaatttcACCAAATTCTCTTCATGAAGTAGTTGCTGCAGCTCCTTCCGGAAGAGATGTTTTACAAGAGAGATCTGCTGTTGCTGCTTCAGGAAGTAATGATAAAAATTCAGGTGTAGAAGACAATGCTGCTTCTATTAATGAACAAGGTATACAAGCTTTAATGCCACCTAAACTCAATGGAATCTCTCAGAAGGGAAATCACTGTGCTCATGTCCAAGAGTTGCGGGAAAATTCTGGATTACCCTCATCACTGG ATGTTAATAATACTGCCAATGTGGAAAACAAAAGTGGTGAGGCTGAAGAAGGATTGGACAACCGTCCTTCCTCTGTTTTCAAAGTTCCCAGTGAAGGTGTAATTGATTGCGTAGAAAGAgttggagaggagagagaatcaTTACAGAGAAAGGATTCTGAATTGGTGACGTCTGAAAAGACACAGTTGCCTGGTCAGGATAAGAGAGATAGGAATGATACAAAAGTAATTGTGAAATATGAATGGTTGGATGCAAATGGAATGGTCACCCCTAATAACACTagtaagaagaaaaagaagaccaGAAAAACCAAGGGATCCATAGGAGAAACTTCGGTTGAATCAGGTGCAGGACACATTAAAGGTTCTGAGAATGGAATTTCGTTGGATGAACCTCGTGAAGCTGTACATGGTGAACATGCTAGTGATAAAGCTAAGGAGGAGGCAAGTAATGTTTCTAAGAAAAATGGGATAGATGTATTAGAAAAAGAAACGGATAGTTCTCATATCGTTGCGAAAACTGGTAACCTTGATCTCAGTGAGGTGGGGAACCTGGAGCAAAATGGCAAACCTCAAGAAAATGCAGAAGGTATGGAGCAGAACATCAAAAAGAAATCTAAGAGGAAAAAGAGTACCATGACAAAAGAAATCCCGAATTTGAAAGCTGAAGCGCAAAAAGTTGGTCACCAGGTTCCAACACCGACAACTGATATGTTGGACAAAACAAGTCCCATTGAACAATCAAATGGGAAAGCTGTGGAATCTGATAAGGGCTATGGCATGGAAACTGATTCGGTCCCTGCTCGGTCAAAATCCAAGCGTATTGACCCTACTAAAGCTCCTTCTCATGCACTAGAACACACTAGCATAAGTTTTGGGAACCCTCCTGAAAATGGATGCTTTAATGAGGCTGATAAGAACATGGAAGTTTCTTGTGAAGGCAATAAGGACAACTTTGACAACCATCAGGTGCCTGGCCTAGGCCAGCATGAAGTTGCCACCTCTAAAGAAGTGCACGCCGAGGTAACTAGAACAAACAGAGCAGATGATAAACCAAAAAAGAAGCCAAGAAAGCTTGATGTACAAAGTGGTCCCTCGCCTGATCTGCAAAGTTCGCTCAAGTCTAAGAAGAACCAAGGGATCGATGGAAGGTCTGAAGCTGGCAACTCTAACTCCATACAGCCGCAAGGATCATCATCCAAGGGTGACGATGGAAAAAGGTTTTCGAAGAAAGTTCCTAAAACTGGGACCAAAGCCCCAACACCGGATAAGTCTGATAAGATGAATTCCATTTCTAAAGCAGCCCGAACTCACAGTGGTGCTGACGTTTCTGGTATTGATAGTACTCGTATAGGGAAAAAGAATGATTCTTCAGCTGTACTGAATTCTAAATTGGAAAAAGCAAACAATAAACCTCTCCAAAATAAAATGGATAACAAGTCTCAATCAGGTGTGAACCGAAATCGTGTGGCCAGTGGAAAACCTTATGGTATCGATTATGGGGAAGTTGTAAACAGCCCAGAAAGGAGGAAGATCTTAGCTACACCAAGGAAAATTTTCAAGGACGATGACAGTAGTGGGAGTTCTGAAGATGAAGGTAAAGATGAACTTTCAAAGGCCAGCACCCAAACTCCATCAGATTATTCGTCGTCTGGCTACTCAGATGGGGAAAGCAATGCAGATATGAGCACACCAAGAAGCG GAAAGGCTGGTGAGAGAAGCGTCATAAAATCCTG
- the LOC103403097 gene encoding uncharacterized protein isoform X3, whose amino-acid sequence MPLLLEGNKRAEEKVNIADQAGSVDSARETSKQLEIGFKSSGIGHCATSFDETANRLEPEIQEDHSVRSEGYRVPKTQDCRADGSRKEIDVQCDVSSEKALPAEKKRQRKTKQRNEKPVQLKEDSASVLGFGKEQSQPDNIPPENSLGNQSRDVLCDVTFGKKTTTSKDVSQDMAAGNKNTTEEPCGSSASSMDNRSHSGIHMTNDPYKGTEVLGKHIGSRENTSKHGSFVVSNIAVEDASQSQPAAKKKRRFENISGLEDSLKENDKVTSKPEIASEFSLRDTQKNASAILYGSTAESSEKKKKKRKISPNSLHEVVAAAPSGRDVLQERSAVAASGSNDKNSGVEDNAASINEQGIQALMPPKLNGISQKGNHCAHVQELRENSGLPSSLDVNNTANVENKSGEAEEGLDNRPSSVFKVPSEGVIDCVERVGEERESLQRKDSELVTSEKTQLPGQDKRDRNDTKVIVKYEWLDANGMVTPNNTSKKKKKTRKTKGSIGETSVESGAGHIKGSENGISLDEPREAVHGEHASDKAKEEASNVSKKNGIDVLEKETDSSHIVAKTGNLDLSEVGNLEQNGKPQENAEGMEQNIKKKSKRKKSTMTKEIPNLKAEAQKVGHQVPTPTTDMLDKTSPIEQSNGKAVESDKGYGMETDSVPARSKSKRIDPTKAPSHALEHTSISFGNPPENGCFNEADKNMEVSCEGNKDNFDNHQVPGLGQHEVATSKEVHAEVTRTNRADDKPKKKPRKLDVQSGPSPDLQSSLKSKKNQGIDGRSEAGNSNSIQPQGSSSKGDDGKRFSKKVPKTGTKAPTPDKSDKMNSISKAARTHSGADVSGIDSTRIGKKNDSSAVLNSKLEKANNKPLQNKMDNKSQSGVNRNRVASGKPYGIDYGEVVNSPERRKILATPRKIFKDDDSSGSSEDEGKDELSKASTQTPSDYSSSGYSDGESNADMSTPRSGKAGERSVIKSCTSGIKDMNWDELAKSSSTFKKAKLTASQSQLEEDSEPIEPVPDSQPVS is encoded by the exons ATGCCATTGCTACTTGAGGGGAACAAGCGTGCAGAAGAGAAAGTTAATATTGCTGACCAGGCTGGGTCAGTTGACTCTGCTAGAGAAACTTCAAAACAATTGGAGATAGGGTTCAAGAgttctggtattggtcattgtGCAACTTCATTTGATGAGACGGCCAATCGGCTGGAACCTGAAATACAGGAGGACCACAGCGTACGTAGCGAGGGGTACAGAGTTCCCAAAACACAAGATTGCAGGGCAGATGGCTCGAGGAAAGAAATTGATGTCCAATGCGATGTCTCTTCGGAAAAAGCTTTGCCTGCTGAAAAGAAAAGACAACGCAAGACTAAGCAGAGAAATGAAAAACCAGTGCAGTTAAAAGAAGACAGTGCTTCAGTTCTTGGATTTGGTAAAGAACAGTCGCAGCCAGATAATATACCACCTGAAAATTCATTAGGCAATCAGAGTAGAGATGTTCTATGTGACGTGACTTTTGGAAAGAAAACTACTACCAGTAAAGATGTTTCACAGGATATGGCAGCTGGAAACAAAAACACTACAGAAGAACCTTGCGGGAGTTCAGCTTCTAGTATGGATAACAGGTCACATTCTGGAATTCATATGACAAATGATCCATACAAGGGCACTGAAGTTCTTGGAAAACACATCGGGAGCAGGGAGAATACATCTAAGCATGGCAGTTTTGTGGTCTCCAATATAGCAGTGGAAGATGCTTCACAATCTCAGCCTGCTGCAAAGAAAAAGCGGAGGTTTGAAAACATATCTGGTCTTGAGGATTCACTGAAAGAAAATGATAAAGTGACTTCCAAGCCAGAGATTGCATCTGAATTCTCTTTAAGGGACACACAGAAAAATGCAAGTGCTATCTTATATGGTTCAACTGCCGAATCttcagagaagaagaagaaaaagagaaaaatttcACCAAATTCTCTTCATGAAGTAGTTGCTGCAGCTCCTTCCGGAAGAGATGTTTTACAAGAGAGATCTGCTGTTGCTGCTTCAGGAAGTAATGATAAAAATTCAGGTGTAGAAGACAATGCTGCTTCTATTAATGAACAAGGTATACAAGCTTTAATGCCACCTAAACTCAATGGAATCTCTCAGAAGGGAAATCACTGTGCTCATGTCCAAGAGTTGCGGGAAAATTCTGGATTACCCTCATCACTGG ATGTTAATAATACTGCCAATGTGGAAAACAAAAGTGGTGAGGCTGAAGAAGGATTGGACAACCGTCCTTCCTCTGTTTTCAAAGTTCCCAGTGAAGGTGTAATTGATTGCGTAGAAAGAgttggagaggagagagaatcaTTACAGAGAAAGGATTCTGAATTGGTGACGTCTGAAAAGACACAGTTGCCTGGTCAGGATAAGAGAGATAGGAATGATACAAAAGTAATTGTGAAATATGAATGGTTGGATGCAAATGGAATGGTCACCCCTAATAACACTagtaagaagaaaaagaagaccaGAAAAACCAAGGGATCCATAGGAGAAACTTCGGTTGAATCAGGTGCAGGACACATTAAAGGTTCTGAGAATGGAATTTCGTTGGATGAACCTCGTGAAGCTGTACATGGTGAACATGCTAGTGATAAAGCTAAGGAGGAGGCAAGTAATGTTTCTAAGAAAAATGGGATAGATGTATTAGAAAAAGAAACGGATAGTTCTCATATCGTTGCGAAAACTGGTAACCTTGATCTCAGTGAGGTGGGGAACCTGGAGCAAAATGGCAAACCTCAAGAAAATGCAGAAGGTATGGAGCAGAACATCAAAAAGAAATCTAAGAGGAAAAAGAGTACCATGACAAAAGAAATCCCGAATTTGAAAGCTGAAGCGCAAAAAGTTGGTCACCAGGTTCCAACACCGACAACTGATATGTTGGACAAAACAAGTCCCATTGAACAATCAAATGGGAAAGCTGTGGAATCTGATAAGGGCTATGGCATGGAAACTGATTCGGTCCCTGCTCGGTCAAAATCCAAGCGTATTGACCCTACTAAAGCTCCTTCTCATGCACTAGAACACACTAGCATAAGTTTTGGGAACCCTCCTGAAAATGGATGCTTTAATGAGGCTGATAAGAACATGGAAGTTTCTTGTGAAGGCAATAAGGACAACTTTGACAACCATCAGGTGCCTGGCCTAGGCCAGCATGAAGTTGCCACCTCTAAAGAAGTGCACGCCGAGGTAACTAGAACAAACAGAGCAGATGATAAACCAAAAAAGAAGCCAAGAAAGCTTGATGTACAAAGTGGTCCCTCGCCTGATCTGCAAAGTTCGCTCAAGTCTAAGAAGAACCAAGGGATCGATGGAAGGTCTGAAGCTGGCAACTCTAACTCCATACAGCCGCAAGGATCATCATCCAAGGGTGACGATGGAAAAAGGTTTTCGAAGAAAGTTCCTAAAACTGGGACCAAAGCCCCAACACCGGATAAGTCTGATAAGATGAATTCCATTTCTAAAGCAGCCCGAACTCACAGTGGTGCTGACGTTTCTGGTATTGATAGTACTCGTATAGGGAAAAAGAATGATTCTTCAGCTGTACTGAATTCTAAATTGGAAAAAGCAAACAATAAACCTCTCCAAAATAAAATGGATAACAAGTCTCAATCAGGTGTGAACCGAAATCGTGTGGCCAGTGGAAAACCTTATGGTATCGATTATGGGGAAGTTGTAAACAGCCCAGAAAGGAGGAAGATCTTAGCTACACCAAGGAAAATTTTCAAGGACGATGACAGTAGTGGGAGTTCTGAAGATGAAGGTAAAGATGAACTTTCAAAGGCCAGCACCCAAACTCCATCAGATTATTCGTCGTCTGGCTACTCAGATGGGGAAAGCAATGCAGATATGAGCACACCAAGAAGCG GAAAGGCTGGTGAGAGAAGCGTCATAAAATCCTG
- the LOC103403098 gene encoding very-long-chain 3-oxoacyl-CoA reductase 1-like, with product MGSCLLEHLKAQPFWVLVLFTLGSFSLLKLSLSFLQWVYVNFLRPAKNLKKYGSWALVTGPTDGIGKAFAFQLARKGLNLILVGRNPDKLKDVSDAVLAKYGKTQIKTVVVDFTGDLDDGVRRIRETIEGLDVGLLINNVGISYPYARFFHEVDSELLRNLIKVNVEGTTKVTQAVLPGMVQRKRGAIVNIGSGAAIVIPSDPLYAVYAATKAYIDQFSRCLYVEYKKSGIDVQCQVPLYVATKMASIRRSSFFVPSTDGYARAALRWIGYEPRCTPYWPHTLLWGLACSLPESVVDAWRLRFCLRIRKRGQQKDSSLKQA from the exons ATGGGTTCCTGCTTACTCGAGCATCTCAAGGCTCAGCCTTTCTGGGTTCTTGTGCTCTTCACTCTcggctctttctctctcctcaaactctctctctctttcctccaaTGGGTCTACGTCAATTTCCTTAGACCTGCCAAGAATCTCAAAAAGTACGGATCTTGGGCACTCGTCACCGGACCCACCGATGGCATTGGCAAGGCCTTCGCCTTCCAACTGGCTCGGAAGGGGCTCAATCTGATCTTGGTAGGTCGGAATCCGGACAAACTCAAGGACGTCTCGGACGCTGTCCTGGCCAAGTACGGCAAAACCCAGATCAAGACCGTCGTGGTCGACTTCACCGGCGACCTCGACGACGGCGTCAGGCGCATTCGGGAGACGATTGAAGGGTTGGATGTGGGACTTTTGATTAACAACGTCGGGATTTCGTACCCGTATGCTCGGTTCTTTCATGAGGTGGATTCGGAGCTGCTGAGGAACTTGATTAAGGTTAATGTCGAAGGTACTACGAAGGTTACTCAGGCTGTTTTGCCGGGGATGGTGCAGAGGAAGAGAGGTGCTATTGTGAACATTGGTTCGGGTGCTGCGATTGTGATCCCCTCGGATCCTCTGTATGCTGTTTATGCAGCTACAAAAGC GTATATTGATCAGTTCTCTAGGTGCCTGTACGTTGAATACAAGAAAAGTGGGATTGACGTGCAGTGCCAG GTTCCATTGTACGTGGCAACAAAGATGGCATCTATCAGGAGGTCTTCCTTCTTTGTACCATCAACTGACGGTTATGCCCGGGCAGCTCTGCGCTGGATAGGCTATGAGCCTCGTTGCACTCCTTACTGGCCGCACACACTTCTTTGGGGTTTGGCATGCTCATTGCCGGAGTCTGTTGTTGACGCATGGCGTCTGCGATTTTGCCTGAGGATTCGGAAGAGAGGACAGCAGAAAGATTCTTCCCTGAAGCAGGCATAG